One Salinimonas marina DNA segment encodes these proteins:
- a CDS encoding TonB-dependent receptor, whose translation MSNVIGRWDYFHLAIISALGATAMAHAQSDIEVIQITGNQDEQISLNPGAGKAGNLFGKDMAVSDIPRAMTSLSDEALTRYNIASLHDIARVAPNTYASSGFGTPSLPSMRGQLGELFQDGIRRQAGNNGFGLPFSFNSVAQMDIVKGPPMVLLGSTQRNGGFVNIQSKTADLNHNRGLAQISAGRWDRYTASVDYSYVLNPGTTALRMSTQWIDANSFYQNASEQSENVFVTLRHRFNPATLWDVSVEYFDARYPDIAGINRPTQALIDDNLYITGQGRQPGGNTIPGPGAIVSPEGQQRIDRSNVLTHPDDINSANTTIVRSRMESALSPYLQLRNISYYQHLEREEIATNSFVEIIDGAHTVQNRLELDIELNQQQTTTVGLDLRYNDVLGYSQFTTEADNPIDLTGPLSARLIPLSLAQQQRLVALREGVLVSPGAQYDINNDGQGDFNLSDTTDSTTWQTGLAVQQQSDWSSRFSTIVGVRADYYDVSAKDALPPAGVAPASDNFNTWLYSAQLNATYAITPSLNVYAAYSNNDATSNSMAGGTVLGADNQISEANFNTQNTLYEAGLKYAPDEALYAELAIFEQTRSLRNRDGSNTGIRTNGFELQAFYQGPDYWLNASYSYLDAQYDDSAAFQGTGQVADVFDNSAPELIRGTGVGSPSFTAFAPSDSKVQGVVPQLFAINGGWHITPAVELGSSFTYTKAFPLDFLQTVFIRDQIRWDLNASYQLSQNLQFRFDVVNVTDEDNWQPVFEGGFFGADLVMPELPRHAKVTMRYAF comes from the coding sequence ATGAGCAATGTTATCGGCAGGTGGGATTATTTTCATCTTGCAATTATAAGTGCACTGGGCGCCACCGCAATGGCCCACGCCCAAAGCGACATCGAAGTCATCCAAATCACCGGTAACCAGGACGAGCAAATCTCACTAAACCCAGGGGCAGGCAAAGCCGGCAACTTGTTTGGTAAGGACATGGCGGTCAGCGATATCCCTCGTGCGATGACTTCCTTGTCTGATGAAGCGCTGACCCGATATAACATTGCCAGTTTACATGATATTGCGCGGGTGGCTCCTAATACCTATGCATCAAGCGGCTTCGGCACCCCAAGTTTGCCGTCAATGCGAGGCCAGTTGGGCGAGTTGTTTCAAGATGGTATTCGTCGTCAGGCAGGCAATAATGGTTTTGGTTTACCCTTTTCGTTTAACAGTGTGGCGCAGATGGACATTGTAAAAGGGCCGCCGATGGTGTTGCTGGGCAGCACTCAGCGCAACGGTGGCTTTGTGAATATCCAAAGCAAAACCGCTGATTTAAACCATAATCGCGGCCTGGCCCAGATAAGCGCGGGTCGCTGGGATCGTTACACGGCGTCGGTCGATTATTCGTATGTGCTGAACCCCGGTACTACCGCGCTACGCATGAGTACGCAGTGGATTGATGCCAATAGTTTTTATCAAAACGCCAGTGAACAAAGCGAAAATGTTTTTGTTACCCTGCGCCACCGGTTTAATCCGGCGACCCTGTGGGATGTCAGCGTTGAATATTTTGATGCCAGATACCCGGATATTGCGGGAATCAACCGCCCGACCCAGGCCCTGATTGACGATAACCTGTACATCACCGGGCAGGGGAGGCAGCCTGGCGGGAATACGATTCCTGGTCCTGGTGCCATCGTGTCACCCGAAGGGCAGCAGCGTATCGACCGCTCCAATGTACTTACGCATCCCGATGATATCAACAGCGCCAACACCACTATTGTTCGCAGCCGCATGGAAAGCGCGTTGTCGCCTTATTTACAGCTTAGAAATATCAGCTATTACCAGCATCTTGAGCGCGAAGAAATTGCCACCAACAGCTTTGTAGAAATTATCGATGGTGCGCATACTGTTCAAAACCGGCTTGAACTGGATATTGAATTAAATCAGCAGCAGACCACCACCGTCGGCCTGGATCTGCGTTACAACGATGTGCTGGGTTACAGTCAGTTTACCACCGAAGCCGACAATCCTATCGATTTGACCGGGCCGCTCTCGGCGCGTTTAATTCCGCTAAGCCTGGCTCAGCAACAGCGCCTGGTCGCATTACGCGAAGGCGTCCTGGTATCGCCGGGGGCCCAGTACGATATTAATAATGATGGTCAGGGCGACTTCAATCTTTCTGATACGACCGACTCCACTACCTGGCAGACCGGTCTGGCCGTGCAGCAGCAGTCGGACTGGAGTTCCCGGTTTTCAACCATTGTGGGGGTGCGCGCCGACTATTACGATGTCAGTGCCAAAGATGCGTTACCGCCAGCTGGGGTGGCGCCGGCTTCAGATAATTTTAATACCTGGCTGTACAGCGCCCAGCTAAATGCCACGTATGCGATTACGCCCAGCCTGAATGTTTATGCAGCCTACAGTAACAACGATGCCACCTCCAACAGTATGGCAGGCGGTACGGTGTTGGGCGCAGACAATCAAATCAGCGAAGCTAATTTTAATACACAGAACACGCTGTATGAGGCCGGATTGAAATACGCCCCCGACGAAGCTTTGTATGCCGAGTTGGCGATTTTTGAGCAAACCCGGAGTTTGCGTAATCGCGATGGCAGTAACACCGGCATTAGAACCAATGGCTTCGAATTACAGGCATTTTATCAGGGCCCGGATTACTGGTTGAACGCCAGCTATAGTTATCTGGATGCTCAATACGATGACTCGGCCGCTTTTCAGGGGACGGGTCAGGTGGCGGATGTGTTTGATAACAGTGCGCCTGAGCTTATTCGCGGTACCGGGGTGGGCTCGCCTTCCTTTACCGCGTTTGCACCTTCTGACTCAAAGGTCCAGGGGGTCGTGCCACAGCTTTTTGCGATTAATGGTGGCTGGCATATCACCCCGGCAGTTGAGTTGGGAAGCAGCTTTACCTATACCAAAGCCTTCCCGCTGGATTTTTTACAAACAGTATTTATCCGCGATCAGATTCGGTGGGACCTAAACGCTTCTTATCAGCTCTCGCAAAATCTGCAGTTTCGTTTTGACGTGGTGAATGTTACCGATGAAGACAACTGGCAGCCGGTATTTGAAGGCGGCTTTTTTGGTGCGGATCTTGTCATGCCGGAATTACCACGCCATGCTAAAGTCACCATGCGCTATGCATTTTAA
- a CDS encoding M1 family metallopeptidase, whose protein sequence is MNKFSWIWLASPLLFACSETATPNAQSASAKPQPVTEQFEASTDYHSFSNPDQVRVTHLDLDLTADFERRVLHGQATLSFERIDEAAKSLIVDTRDLMIDNVTVDGTKVDYDLKPADPELGSALQIMLPESATKVTIAYQTSPSASGVQWLSPEQTAGKQYPFLFTQAQAVHARSFIPLQDSPQVRMTYEATIHTPQELLAVMSASNDPDTARDGEYHFTMAQPIPSYLIALAIGNLEFQAMGERTGVYAEPELLAPAAAEFEDTESMLELTEKAFGPYQWDRYDLLILPPSFPFGGMENPRLSFITPTVIAGDKSLVALIAHELAHSWSGNAVTNATWRDLWLNEGFTTYLTYRIMEQLYGEDRYNMEAVLGYQSLQTDIEALKAKDEILAIDLRGRNPDDVFSDIPYEKGALLLREIEQKVGRDNFDAFLMDYFEHFSFQSITTQSFIDYLDQTLLKQYPEKLSKQRIKQWIFEPGLPKGAPVPQSDAFAKINRMRSAWLDQEMAVTDIKTQAWTTHEWLYFLNNLPQELSADQLQALDSQFNLTASQNNEIAHSWLLIAVKNEYKPAYDRLYEYLVNIGRNKLVKPLYRELSKTEEGKAFATKAFNEAKSGYHPLTIKANQGFVEK, encoded by the coding sequence ATGAATAAATTCAGTTGGATTTGGCTTGCTTCGCCGCTGCTGTTTGCATGCAGTGAAACCGCAACGCCCAATGCCCAGTCAGCCTCCGCAAAACCACAACCGGTTACTGAGCAATTTGAAGCCAGTACCGATTATCATTCATTCTCCAATCCTGACCAGGTCAGGGTCACCCACCTGGATCTGGATCTCACTGCCGATTTTGAGCGCCGTGTATTGCATGGCCAGGCAACCTTAAGCTTTGAGCGTATCGACGAGGCTGCCAAATCTTTGATTGTGGATACCCGGGATTTAATGATTGATAATGTAACCGTGGATGGCACAAAGGTAGATTATGATTTAAAACCTGCTGATCCCGAACTGGGATCGGCCTTACAAATTATGCTGCCTGAGTCAGCCACCAAGGTCACTATTGCCTACCAGACCTCACCGTCGGCCTCTGGTGTGCAGTGGCTGAGCCCGGAACAAACCGCGGGCAAGCAGTATCCGTTTTTGTTCACCCAGGCCCAGGCCGTTCATGCGCGTAGTTTTATCCCGCTGCAGGACTCCCCCCAGGTGCGCATGACCTATGAGGCAACTATTCATACACCACAAGAGTTGCTGGCGGTAATGAGTGCATCCAACGATCCGGATACCGCCCGCGACGGTGAATATCATTTCACCATGGCCCAGCCTATTCCGTCTTACCTGATTGCCCTGGCTATCGGCAATCTGGAATTTCAGGCCATGGGTGAGCGTACCGGCGTGTATGCCGAGCCTGAGCTGCTTGCTCCTGCCGCCGCCGAATTTGAAGATACTGAAAGTATGCTGGAGCTGACCGAGAAAGCCTTCGGTCCCTACCAGTGGGATCGTTACGACCTTCTTATTTTACCGCCCTCATTTCCTTTTGGTGGCATGGAAAATCCTCGACTGTCGTTTATTACGCCAACGGTGATCGCCGGCGATAAAAGTCTGGTTGCCCTGATTGCCCATGAGCTTGCCCACAGCTGGTCGGGCAACGCGGTTACTAATGCCACCTGGCGCGATCTGTGGCTCAACGAAGGCTTTACCACCTATCTGACCTACCGAATTATGGAACAGTTGTATGGTGAAGATCGCTACAACATGGAAGCGGTTTTAGGCTATCAAAGCCTGCAGACAGATATTGAGGCATTAAAGGCTAAAGATGAAATACTGGCTATTGATCTTCGGGGTCGTAACCCGGATGACGTGTTTTCGGATATTCCCTACGAAAAAGGCGCGCTGTTGCTTCGTGAAATCGAGCAAAAAGTAGGCCGCGACAACTTCGATGCATTTTTGATGGATTACTTTGAACACTTTTCTTTTCAAAGTATCACTACCCAAAGCTTTATTGATTATTTAGACCAGACACTGCTTAAACAATACCCTGAAAAGCTCAGTAAACAGCGAATCAAGCAATGGATTTTTGAGCCCGGGCTACCTAAGGGCGCACCGGTACCTCAATCAGATGCCTTTGCTAAGATAAATCGTATGCGCAGCGCCTGGTTGGACCAGGAAATGGCAGTAACCGACATTAAGACCCAGGCCTGGACCACCCACGAATGGCTGTATTTTCTGAACAACCTGCCCCAGGAATTATCAGCAGATCAACTTCAGGCGCTGGATTCACAGTTCAATTTAACTGCCTCTCAAAACAATGAAATTGCTCATAGCTGGCTGCTGATTGCGGTTAAAAATGAATATAAGCCTGCCTACGATCGGCTGTACGAGTATCTGGTGAATATCGGTCGTAACAAGCTGGTTAAACCCTTGTACCGCGAATTGTCCAAAACCGAGGAAGGCAAAGCATTTGCCACCAAAGCCTTTAACGAAGCGAAATCCGGGTATCACCCACTTACA